The following is a genomic window from Kogia breviceps isolate mKogBre1 chromosome 4, mKogBre1 haplotype 1, whole genome shotgun sequence.
CCCTTCAGCAAAACCCTCCAAGGGAAAAGAAATTGGGAGGTTTCAGGAAAAGGCTGCTGCATTTGCAAGTAACTGGAAGAGGCTGTTTACTGTGACAAGCAGCCTCCATTCACATGGCAGGAATACTTGAATACCTGATCCACAGTTGAGCAAATTCACCTTCTCCACTTGTCCTTCtggaaagaagaaatcagaaggaaaCATCTCTCTCCAATGTTCAAAATCAAGCTAGCAGTGGCTATCTGTGGAATTTCTCTTTCTAGAACACAACCGAGAAGGAAACTTTCTGCAGGGCCGCGACTGTGCTTCGGCATATCTACAGATACAAGTGCTTGAACAACCCCCTGAGGGGACTTCACAGGAACCTCAGCAGCATGGCAAACATGGTAAGCTGCATTATGCCAACAGCTTGCCTTCCAATGGATGGCAGCCTTACTTTTAAGATATTTCTCCTTATGAATAGTAGTACCCTTGGTTAAtcaacccattcattcattcgacaaatatttgttgaggctCTGTGAGTGTTGCTtacaggtactgttctaggcactggggatacagttcTTGCTCTTACAGAATGTTGTAATGGGTGagtgagagaagaaaacaagcaTATAATATGATTCCAGTAGTGGTAagtgccatgaagaaaaatacaGGAATAAAGAACATACAGGGGTCATGAGGGAGAGGATTGATTTACTAGTTGGTGACATCATCTGAGCGGATATTTGAATTAAGTGACAGAGCCGGCCAAGGAacactccaggcagagggaagagctgtgcaaaggccctaaggtAGAAATAAGCTTCATGTGTTCAAAGATCAATAGGAGGGCCTGGATCAGAGTAAGGGAGGAGGATTTTAATAGGAGATCACACAGGGCCTATGGATTCTGCCCCAAGCATGGTGGAAAACTTCCACAGGGTTTTAAGCAAGGCAGAGACCACGATCTGatttatgtgatttaaaaaatgatcattcTGGCTACTGTGCAGTAAATAGACTGAGTAGGGGTAAGCATAGAAGCAAGATGGACTGTTGAGAGGCTACCACAGTATTCTAGCCTGGAGATGATGGTGGGTGTGACAGGGTGGAAGCAGCAGACATTGTCAGATTTGGGATATAACCAAAAATAGAGCCAGGACTTGCTGACACATCTATTGTGGGGGTGAGGGAAAGAGTAAAAGGTGGCCTCCTGGTTCCTAGCCTGGGCCCCTTGGGGAAGGGTTGGTGCTGTTAACAGATATGAAAGACTGGGGGTGATCAGGGCTGGAGGCTGAGCTTAAGGTCAGGAGTTGAATTGTATACATAGTAAGTCTGAGGTACCTACTGAGTAGTCAAGTGAAGATGTTGATAAGATTGTTGAAAAAGTCTGAAGCTTAAGGGAGATGTCAGAACTTGTGATACTAAGTGAAGAGTTCTTAGAAAGATGTTGTTTAAAGCCACAGgcctggacttctctggtggcgcagtggttgggaatccgtccgccaatgcaggggacatgggtttgagccctggtccaggaagatcccacatgccacggggcaactaagcctgtgtgccacaactactgagcctgcgctctagagcccgcgagccacaactactaaagtccacacgcctagagcctgtgctctgcaacgagagaagacacggcaatgagaagcccgcgcaccgcgaggaagagtagcccctgttcaccgcaactagagaaagcccatgtgtagcaACAAAGAAACAATGcagccccaacgcagccaaaaatataaaaattttttaaaaagcagggaggtttttttttaaaaaataaagtcacatagagaaagaacaaaatccaAGCACTGAGCCCAGAGGCACTCTAACATATAGAGGTCAGGAAGAGGAGGGTCCagcaaaagagactgagaagTAGCCAGTGAAGCAGAAGTCAAAGAATGTGTGGCACCCCAGAAGGCAAGTGAAGAAACTCTTTTAAGAAGAAGGGAGTGATCAAGTGTGTCAAATGTACTAAAAGGTCCAGAACGATGAACACTGAGAATGGCCACTGGATTTGTCATGAGGGAGGTTACGGGTGATGCTGATATAAATGAAGATTTGGGAATGAAAGCCTGACTAGAGTGGATTCCATagagaatgggggtggggaggagtgaaAGAAAGGGACACTGAGTATAAAAACTCCTTCGAGGTGCTTTTCTATAACGTCGCAGAGAAATAGAACAATAGCTGAAGGGCGGGTATGGCGTGAAGGAAGTTCTTTTAAGGTGAGGTCTATATGGAGCGTGTCAGTATACTAGTGGGAATGATCCAGTAAGAGGGGAGAACTGATGGCAGGAAAGAGGCAGATCCAAGAGTGGATGTTATCTAATGCCAAGTAGAGGAACTGGGGACATTCATCCCCTCCGTGCTGCCTTATTTACAAGGTAATAGAACAGGGAGATGACACTACACTCATTGTCTCTTTTGAGCCTCTTAACTATCTTAGGAAGTAGGCACTATTGTTTcccttttacaaaggaggaaactgaagcttttaCAAATGAAGTAGTTTGTCCTAAGCAATGCAATTAATAATTTGGTAGAACTGAGATTCAAACTGAAGCAGTGGCCTGGTGGTAGGTACCAGGAATCCTTTCCACCTGAAGGGCTGCCAAGCTATGATGTTTCTGGTTaatggggaggggggggggcaaaTGGACTGAATCTCTCTCTCAGCAGTCCAGATGGCCAGGGGCTCAAGATGGCAACAGGCAGGTCTGAGTCTCCACCTTCATGTTATGCCCCTGAGCAGAACCTAGCTGTGACACACCTCTCCAGGGATGGCCACACCCTGAAGGCAGACAGTTAGAGTACAGTGGCCATTTCTAGGCGTGTAAATAGCATGCACCGAAAACAGGCAAACCTGTTGGCCTAGTGGCAGAGTCAAGCCAGACTGGAGGCCCTGGTTTGATCATTGTTCAGGTGGCAAGTGGCAGCATAGGCTTGACTCAGGTAGACAGGCATGAGCAAGACTCAAATACTTAGCAATGAAAACTAATGAAATGTTTCTTTTGTAGACCTGTTCTGTGAATGAAGCCAAGAAGAGTACGTTGAAAGACTTCTTGGAAAGGCTAAAGACGATTATGAAGGAGAAATACTCAAAGTGTTGAagctgaatattttaatttatgagTTTTTAAtagccttatttttaaaatatttatatatttataactcatcataaaataaagtatatgcaGAATCTGACAGCATGATGTCATTTTAATGGCATAGACTATATTTACTTGCCAACTTTTGGGGAAACCAATTTAATTTACTGAGAGACTAAAATTGGTGTgggaattaaaaaggaaagaccACTTCCCTCTCAAGGAGTTCCCTCTCTCATTGGGGACATAATGCATCAAATGATTAAAGAATACaaggccaagggcttccctggtggtgcagtagttgagggtccgcctgccgatgcaggggacatgggtttgtgccccggtccgggaagatcccacatgccacggagcggctgggcccatgagccatggccactgagcctgcacgtccggagcctgtgctccgtaatgggagaggtcacaacagtgagaggtccatgtacccccccccccaaaaaaaaaagaatacaaggtCACACAAGATGTAAATGATAATTAAAAGAGCTTGCGGAGTGGGTCCATAAGTCTTACTGATTATCAAgtaattctgaattttaaaagtgtCAACTGGATGCTTAgaacattcttttcccattggcACAAGTGTTGCTATATTGAGTCCACGGTGGGGAAATAATTCTAGCACACTACCTGGCACTGCAGTGAACAATATTTAATGTCCTAATAATGTAAATTCTTTTGATTCTCAAGCCTTCGAACCAACAAATAGACAAAGCATGGAAGACTTAATTATGGTTACAGAACAGACTAAATGCTATCAAACTgataacagaaaaagaatagcTCAAAATGACTGagaggtaaaagaaaaaggaaagagaggtgGGGCACCAACACTGTCTAAGGTTGATGGAACAAGAACAAGAGACTTAAGTATTTATTCAAATTTGGAAATGTAACAGAAGATCTAAAAATAACTTACTATAAAAAATTTGGAAGGGGCAATATAAATAAGGtaaactcttttcaatggggaaatcAATACAAAATATCTAAAGTTGATAAAAAAATAGTTGGCAAGGTGGTCATGAATTGATGAATGTTGTAGCTGGGGATGGGTACATGACGGTTGATTACACTACTCTGCTTTTACACGTGTTtgaaagtttttataataaaaagtgaaaaaaccaATAAAGTAAAACCAATAGTAAGTAAATCAAGAAATCTTTGGAATTATAATGGTAACcaccagaaaaattaaaaacaaaaaagggagggTGGACTGTTGGGAATGGGACTTGGAATAAGAAACAGTGAAAGCAGGGCAGGAGATTTTTGGCTTTCTATTTAAAGTCTGTGTGTGTGACCATGTGCATAAGTgatcaaatgtttttaaaagttaaagtactaaaattaaaaagacagacaataacaaatgttggtgaagatgtagaaaAACTAGAActgtcatacattgctggtaTGATTGGAAAATggtagccattttggaaaacagtggggtagttcctcaaaagattaaacatagttactatatgatccagtaattctaaTCCTAGGTATCTAtaccaagagaactgaaaacatatgtccacacaaaaacctctacacaaatgttcatagcagcattattcatttaTAGCAAAAAAGCAGAGACAACCCAGATGtcaatcaactgatgaatgaataaacaaaacgtggtatagccatacaatgaaatattatttggcaataaaaagaaaagtactgacacatgctacagtatggatgaaccttgggaACACTATGCTAAAtcaaggaagccagacacaaaggtcacatatggtatgattctatttatatgaaatgcccagaagaggcaaatccatagaggcaAAAAGTAGAATATTGGTTGCTAGGGGCTGTGGGGATAAAGGAAgagggagtgactgctaacagaCATAGGGTTTCTTTTGGGAGCAAGGAAAATGTTTTGATATGAGACAGTCAataatggttgtacaactctgtgaaaatactaaaaaccactgaattatatacttaaaaggatgaattttatagTAGGTGacatatctcagtaaagctgttattttcaaaaattaaaggagaaaaacaagtgtcAAGTCATTGAAATTTGCCTTTTAAAGACATGTTCTCTGCAAGAATATGGATCTAGTAACAGTGAATGAGCATTCTCTTTTCATTCTTGCTCACACACATGACAAAAATTAATACTAGTACTAAAATTATACCAAAACATGCAACATCTTTTTAACCCTTTCAAAATAAGGGAACAAATCAAAAGCTTAAAGTCTCACCCTGACCACAGCCAGTTTCACCCTGCCCACATAAAATACCAGCATGCCAAGGGCAACAAGTAACTAAGAGAGTCATGGAGCCTTCTAAGGCcacaatgaaaattttaatttcctttcttctttgattgagaCTCATTTGCATTCAATGGCTAATGTGAGCTGTAGTCTGCCACAGGATATGACTTATAGGTTATAGTTTGTGTATGAGGccaaaatggtaaaaggaaaggcAGTGGAAGAAAGATTTAGAGCAGGCCATTGAAGGGACATATGCAGGCTCCAGGCAGGTCTGCCACGGACAGAAATACGCAACAGTAAGCCCTGGAGATTACCAAGGGAGTCAGAGAACATGAATCAAGGAGGACATACATAAGAAGAATGAGTGAAGAAACTTCAGGATTAAGTGAAAGTTGAGATGCTTGTCGCTTAAGCACATTCACTTAGGAAACTTAGTTACAGCCCATACCTACTTCATGGGATGTGCCTCTTACCTGTGCGTGGAATGTGTGACACTGAGAGCAAAGGCtgatcccctccctccctgctatCAGCTACTTCCACCTTTTACCTATGAATATATTCTATCTCTAACTGGTATTTGTaggtaataaatacttattgaataaacgaatgaaagaaaaaaacattttgctCAAATCTATGGCTGAATGTCTTTCATTGAAACATTCTTGGGCAAGTTAGAAATGCCAGCCTCTGAAAAAAATGCCCCAGGGGCTCTCTTGTTGCTATTAGCCAGTGCCCTGTCCAGGTTTCCCACCCTTCTCTGCATGTCATCTCGGTCAGCTTCTCAGGATGCCCGAATCATCTGAGAAGGGGGGATTTTAGGGCAGAGTGCAAGGTACAGCTTTCTCAGGCCTCCCAGCATACAAGGTTAGCCTTGCAGTTCCTACCACTTTCCACTGAGGGCAAGGCAAGCACTTTCTCTAGTCTCGGAGCCGATTTCCTGGTTCAAGTCATCAGTTCAGCTGGAGCTCCATTCCCAGGTGGAGTACTAAAACCTCCTAGTTAGCTGTCTTTGCCTCGAGCACTCAGACattctctcttcatctctctAGCGTTTCTCTTCTAATCCATCCTTCGTGTCAACTTCTTCCTAGTTCAACGTTCAGTCTCTAACACTGTATCAGCTGCTAGGGAGGAATGCTGTGCCTGGTAGCTCACCATTCACTCTCCTTCACTACAGCCCTCAACATGCTGCACTGTCATTCTCCACTTACATGGTCATGAGCTTTGCAAGGACCTTCTACTCAGCACAGCATGGGTCCACAGTAAATACAGAAGACACCTGGTGACTGAGTGGCATAACTCATGATGGAGTAGAAATCAAGGCAAACAATATTTCTGTAATGACTCTGGTAGGTTGGGTTAGGCAATATCCTCTTGTGAAGATTGGTATCAACTCTGAGAAATACTTTATTCAGTTGTAAAGTCCCAGTTAAATTCCTTTGTAAAACTGGAGAAATAAAGTCTttgattaaaaactaaaatttcccCAGCCCTCTCAAaaggggtaggggaggggagcaggtgtAGAAGAATGTCTGATCTGTCATATTCTTTAGTCAGAGCCATAAACGTGTTTGGGTAAGACAAAGTGATGTTCTGATAACGTTGATAAAAGTAACTTGAAGACTGGGTCACAGGAAGCCCAAGATAAATGCTGAGAGGAAACAGGTTCTTTTTGAAGTAGCCTCTTCATAATCATTTTCCCACACATTTGTTCAACTTCCGAAGGAGGACTGAATACTTGATTTGCTTTGCAAATGAAAAAGCTTAAGAATAAGACATTCAGATAATGTTATAACATGTGCTTAGAAGGCTCCTCCAAACTTGCTTTAAGTTTAGGCTGCAGCTTCAGAATCATGTGAACAGTTCCTGCAGGCACATACTAACCGTGGTACCTTAGGCTGGTACTTGggggttttattttgtgtttttttgtactgagttttaaaaagagattctTGAGGGTCTTCCTAAGAAGGTAGGATGGACAACGACCTCAGCAGCATCCTGACAACACAGGCAGTAATAGGTTCCCTGAGGGTGCACCTTAGTGGTGTCGCTTGGTGATAGTATCACAGCTCCAGAACTCAACTGGGGAGGAGGGACAGCGGGTGGGAGGGTGCACTATTGCTTATCTTGCTTACACTATGGTAGGCctctaattttatttccatattctACAAACGTGTAGGAGTTTTATACCAGCTAGCAgttgggaagaggaagagagcaagacCTGAAATGGCCAGAGGAGTCTCCTTTCTACACAAAAAGCACATTGAAATCCTTTGAAACTTGCTGACAAATCAAAACTTCTCAATGTCCtctgtgaacttttttttttttttttttgtggtacgcgggcctctcactgctgtggcctctcccgttgcggagcacaggctccggatgcgcaggctcagcggccatggctcactggcccagccgctccgcggcacgtgggaccttcccggaccggggcacgaacccgcgtcccctgcatcggcaggcggactctcaaccactgcgccaccagggaagtccatctgtGAATTTCTTGAGGCTGCCTAGAACGGTGCCTggtaatcaataaatgtttgtccaAAGAACACATGATTAACAATAATACAAGCAATGTTATTGTTCTGGAGATATTTTAAGCTCATTAAAAAGAAGAGATCATGATATCGTTACCAATAAGAAACATCTCCTTTTACCTTTTCGTGAGATACGTTTTCCATACAGACTTTTTTAAGTTTCTGTTCTCAAACACCTAATGACAAGGATAACAAAActtggattaaaatatttttgatgaaaataaattttatcaatGTGAAGgggcattttaaaaaacatctctcCCAGGTTTCTGTATCATGATGATTTTTGTTTAAAGACCCACAACATTAAGAGTTTCTGGTGTGAAATTACACAGTTCTCTCTTAACCTCATGAAACTGAGAGCCAAGCAAAAAGAACCTGCCGATTAAGATCAGGATggacataaacacaaaaatagcTCAGTAAAGAAGCAGACCACTATTACAGGCATTAggtaaagatttttatttcttatttaaccatgctgtatgtatacatacaatatCAATATATACAACTTGAACAaatacaatatatacataaaatacaatgAAAGTTGGCTTTTGAAATTAATACGACAAACTTATTATATGATTTGTAATTTTGGCCAGTATACAGTATTGTGGTAATGCTATTGAAGTTATTAATGATTTAAATTAGACTACAGTATAAGTTCAAAGGCACTAGGAagatctatgttttcttctagcattTTAGATCAAAGAAtaactaaaaaggaaaacaaatgcatACATTAAGAAACTGGGCAGACACTGGCATACTTAAATGTAAACTCTACCCATTCTTTAATTCACAGCCCTGTAGGAAAGGGAGGGACTTTCCTTAAGATAAGagttaagggaaaaaatatttttaaaagactagaaagaaacaaaacaacctaAACctataatcataattttaaaagcatgttaCAGTTAAAGTagcaccaccctctcccccaaAGTAACCTTAAATTTCttgcagcaaaaaaaaagtcCCCTTTTCCCAGAAAGTAGATGCCACAGCATGTCAAATGGATTATTCTACTTGTGGGACGAACACATAGATGTAGACACCCCACCTTGATTACTCTTATACTTCCCAAGAATCTAGACAAAAATGGGGAatactattatattttaatatccttATTACTACATGTAATTGCAAGGTTTACTAAAGAACATACCACAAACAACATTCTACCAAGGctccttttaataaatattacttttttaaattaaagaaaaaaacagccaTTCAATAACCTACTTATATGTGACACTCATTTTAAATCTGCTTCTTATATCAAATAATGAGCAAGTTTGTTCATCTATAGCCTTTCATGAAATTAACACCAAAgttacaaaatatttcatttgtggACAATGACACAAAGTAACTGTGAAGAAATCATAGAACTACTATGATTAGAGCTAAGTAAAGAGCTCTAAAGTCAGGTTCCCATGTTTTCACATGGATACTCAGGCCTGGCTCCAATATCTAATCTTGGTATTATATAAGATGAATATTTAATGCCCATCTGGTATAATCAGTTCTAgtgtaaatgctttaaaaaaaactgctaaagtaacctgtttttaaaatttctcaacgTTTTGACTTTTTATAGATTTCGTTTTGTTACTGCTGTGGCgtggaaaataaaaaaacctaACATACTGGCTTAAATTTTCTATAATGTTTTAAAGCTTAATTCTAAAGTTATTCCTCTTCTATTAACTGGATGGTTAAAGGGTAGAcacgtgcatttttaaaaagaaaaagtagtcatatttttttcctactggTAAAATTAAGATTTCTCTGAAGTTATTATTAATAGTTAAATATGCAtctataattgccaagatattcTGCTTACACAAAGCTTTTACAAGACATAAATTCACCTCAAGTCTTCACGGTACCTAAACAATGCCCCACAAAGTTATAAATGTCTAACTATCTTACATGTTACAAAGAAAATGCTGCCAGTTAACTGCAATTCTTATTAcctagaaaatattcacaatacacAGGATATTTAGTACATCACCTTTGGAATGTACTTTAAATTTATGGACACATTTTTACCACCACCTCACAAATAACGCTACATTCGCTCACTCCCATTCTATATACATCTTTgtaattataaaacaatatttaacCAAACTTACTAAAATAATGTTAACTTAATAAATACTCATTTatgaagtcttaaaatttgtagccAATGTGTTTCAGGGCtgattacataattttaaaactcataaaatatatatatattatatatatatagtggttttGGAGTagcataactttaaaaaaacaaaaattttgtaaGCAgtcaacaaaagaacaaacatctatgacttttttttttactataaaataaaaataatttttattttagagatggTCTAACTGGATTTGTCAATGGAAGAAATTCAgggaagaatattttctttataaaataagaagaaagacaaaacaaagtgttttaaaggcaaagaattaaaagatatttttctagCTTTGTCTGTATTTTCTAGAAAACGGAGACCTTTCTCAGTTGGGAGAAACAGAGcaattttcatcaaaatttagAACTCAGACACAGGTAAGCATCAGTTAGTCATGCTtcaaagtgaattaaaaaaaataatacccaTAGAGGCAAATATTAGTGACCAGTATTTGGCTTAATTTTCTGCAGCTGTGACTCCTTTATATTCAGGTACAGATTCAATGTTTCAAGAAACatgaaaccaaaacaaacaaacaaaaaatttgacTTGAAGTCAAAGTggcaaaaaaaatcaagagaggtCCAGATGAAACATATCttcaacttttgttttttaaacatgcaTACTTCTAAAGATTGACTATCGAATTATAAAATTTTCTATAGATCAATAAGATCACCCATCTCATATTTTAAACGATGAATGTTAGTATAAAAattagaacatattttaaaaggccaGGTGGGTGTTAGGATAGAATCATTTCTTAGATTTGCAGCCCATACATTCATATATAACAGGAAAACAGAGGACAATTAGACCTGCAACTTTCTATGTGCAAAACaggacttacatttttttttttctactttgaatATCCGGTTATCTAAATATACAGTAGTTGAGTAAATCACTAGCAgatttatgtatacatttaaaatgcAACTCTCTATAGTATAAGCTGCTCTCTCAACTTCCCTGCACAGTATAAGTTGAAAACTACTATGACAATTTGAACAATTACCAGTTGTAcaattttaatgttatattaaCTTAATATATAGAGTAAAAGTTATTAGGCAAATTATTAGTTCCAGTCTTACTGCATGATCTACAGCTTCCATTATCTGAAATAACACAAAAGTCTTCAGTGTTTTAATTAAAGGTTTTGTCCAGGCATGAGGATATCACTAATTTTTATTCTGACTTTAAGTCTGTAAAATTTACTGAAGTAAAGAGTCAATTACAGTTTCAGGCTTTGCAGAACGCTTTCTgtttggagaagagaaaaagaaaacatgaatgcTTTCCTAAAAGACTGAAATGCAAACACTTTACATTATGTAGTAGATAATACCAGGCAGCCATAGAGTCTAGAAACAGGCCAAGGTTTGACATGCTTGACCATGAGATCAATTAATGTCTGCCTTTTCAGGCTAGGGAAAGGTCACCTAGGGTGAGCACAAGAGCATGGCCCTCTACTCCACCACCCACAGTGATGAAGGAGTGAGTGAACGATAAACTGGACTAGACAATGTGGACAGGCCAAGCAGTCTGCATGCTTGCCAGATTTGAACCCCCCCAATTATCTCTTCTGGGGTATGCTAAAGATGCCGGCTTATTCAGTGAAAATCAGAGTCACAAATCATCTGAAGCAACAACTCAC
Proteins encoded in this region:
- the IL4 gene encoding interleukin-4 — protein: MGLSSQMIPMLVCLLACTSNFVHGHKGDITLQEIIKTLNILTARKNSCMELPVADVFATPKNTTEKETFCRAATVLRHIYRYKCLNNPLRGLHRNLSSMANMTCSVNEAKKSTLKDFLERLKTIMKEKYSKC